Sequence from the Candidatus Methylomirabilis tolerans genome:
AGACTGAAGTCCGTCCGCGTGTCGTATAGCTCCCACGTGTCGTTCTCAAGCGTCGCCCGGGGCTTGAATTCCCACGCCGCCCGGTGAACAGTGCCGGCCAGCCAGCCGTCGTGGTAGATGGCCCGGTTGCCGAACATCTCGAAGTACTGGGTTATGTGTCGGCTCGTGGCCTTGGGGTCGGCGAAGGTATAGGCTAGGCTCACGCCCTCGATGGGGGTCTGGACCGTCCCGTTCACACTCTTCGGCTCCGGCAGGCCGGCCGCCTCCAGGATGGTCGGCGCGATGTCGATGACGTGATGCCACTGCGATCGCAGTTCGCCCTTCGCCGTGATGCCCGTGGGCCAGTGGATCACCATGCCATTGCGGGTGCCGCCGTAGCTCGAGGCAACTTGCTTCGTCCAGGTAAAGGGCGTATCCCCCGCCACAGCCCATCCGGCGGCGTAGTGGTTATACGTCGTCGGACCGCCGAGCTCGTCGTAATGCTTGAGGATGTTTTCGACGGTCTCGTGTACGCCGTTGAAATAGGTCATCTCGTTGTAGAGCCCGACCATGCCGCCTTCGGCGCTCGCCCCGTTGTCGCCGACGATGTAGAAGATCAGCGTGTTGTCGAGCTGGCCGGTCGCCTCGACGGCCTGGATCAGCCGACCGATCTCCGCGTCGGCGTACTCGCCGAATGCAGCAAACACTTCCATCTGGCGGGCAAAGAGCTTCTTCTCATCCGGGCTTAACGTAGCCCAGTCCTTGATGGCTTCGGGCTTGGGCGCGAGCTTCGTGCCCGCCGGTACCACACCCAGTTTAATCTGGCGGGCGAGGGTCTCTTCGCGGAGCTTGTCCCAGCCCTGGTCGAACTTACCCTTGTATTTGGCAATCCACTGCTTCGGCACGTGGTGCGGCGCGTGTGTGGCGCCGGGCGCAAAGTACACAAAGAACGGCTTGTCCGGTGTCAGCGATTTCTGATATCGCATCCAGTTAATGGCCTGGTTGGTCATGTCGGTCATGAAGTGGTAGTTTGGGTCCTTCGACGGCTCGACCTGGTTCATCCCGTCGTAGAGGAGCGGCGCCCACTGGTTGGTCTCGCCGCCGATGAAGCCGTAGAACTTATCGAAGCCCGAACGGGTCGGCCAGCGGTCAGTCGGGCCGGATGGACTCACCTCCCAGGCCGCGGTCTCGTGCGACTTGCCGAAGGCCGCCGTGCTGTAGCCGTTCAGCCGGAGCATCTCCGCCAGCGGCGCCACGCTGTTGGGGCGCCGGCCGGTCTGCCCGGGGAAGGCAGTGGCGGTCTCCG
This genomic interval carries:
- a CDS encoding arylsulfatase, whose translation is MRRMSRMTVQAMMSLALGVACAATAGAQTAIDRTVLPIPEPQYPRSTVLDVRNAAPPPRFKVKAPASAPNVLIVLIDDMGFGQSSAFGGPIRMPTVERLAEAGLRYNEFHTTALCSPTRAALLTGRNHHVNNMGSITETATAFPGQTGRRPNSVAPLAEMLRLNGYSTAAFGKSHETAAWEVSPSGPTDRWPTRSGFDKFYGFIGGETNQWAPLLYDGMNQVEPSKDPNYHFMTDMTNQAINWMRYQKSLTPDKPFFVYFAPGATHAPHHVPKQWIAKYKGKFDQGWDKLREETLARQIKLGVVPAGTKLAPKPEAIKDWATLSPDEKKLFARQMEVFAAFGEYADAEIGRLIQAVEATGQLDNTLIFYIVGDNGASAEGGMVGLYNEMTYFNGVHETVENILKHYDELGGPTTYNHYAAGWAVAGDTPFTWTKQVASSYGGTRNGMVIHWPTGITAKGELRSQWHHVIDIAPTILEAAGLPEPKSVNGTVQTPIEGVSLAYTFADPKATSRHITQYFEMFGNRAIYHDGWLAGTVHRAAWEFKPRATLENDTWELYDTRTDFSLANDLATKNPGKLKELQDLFLKEAVKYQVLPLDDRTLERLNAALVGRPDLMAGRTSLTVYEGMIGMSENVFINVKNRSHTITAEVEIPKEGANGVILAQAGRFGGWSLYVKDSKPTYTYNWLGLQRYTVTAKQALPPGKATIRFEFASDGGGLGKGGTGTLLVNGKQVATGRVDRTQCCAFSADEGADVGADEGTSVSEAYTVPFKFTGKIAKVTIELKDMKTAEKEEAEQARKVATVKKALTD